GGCAGGGGACAGGAGTGTGAGCCTACTTATACGCGGAGGGTTCTGACGGTAGGGGCCGAGCAGAGGGGTTCTTTTCTGAAAACCTGACCGTGTAGCTGTCTCCCACATTAGCTGAGAGCTGCTGCGTTTTTGGGCCTTGCCCCCTGATGCCCAGACAGGTTTAGGGCttaggctgggatttgaacctgggcgTCAAgcatttgttaagtgaatgagaGAGTTCAGCAATAGAGCCATGCGCCATGGGGGAGATGCCTCATGGCTCTCCCCACAGGCTTATTTATCATATCTCTCTGGCTTTGTTAGTCTCTGCTGCCACTGAATGCAGCCAGCCACTGTCATTCTTTACCCTGGACTAGTACAGGCCTGCTAATTGGTCTATTGTTCACGTAACCAGAGACCTATTTAACGGGGACAAAATTATTAGGgacttttctgtttaaaatcatTCAATTATTTTCCATAAAGGCCCAAATTCTTAGTTCGGTCTCTAGGTGCGGCAGtattccccccccaccccccaccccccccacccccccacccccgcctatTTATCCTTCCCACCCCTTTATTGTGCCCACCCCATGCATTCCAGCCCTCCTAGTGACTTTTCAGTTCCTCACACTTCCTTGTTCCCTTcagcctcaggacctttgcacctgATAGTCCCTTGTCTGGCGTGCTCTTAGCCCACGCTCTCATCATCTCTCATCATCGCCTAGTTAACTCCTACTTATCCTTCAAATCCAAGCTCAGATGTTCCTTCCTCAGGAGTAGCCTCTTTTCACTCTGTAGGTTAGAGCAGCTCCCTACCCCACAACATAAACTCCTCATTACcctctactttttctttatcaCATAGACATGACTCCCGTAACTCCTGCCTGGAGGGTGGAAGGTGGGGCTGAGTGTTCCAAGCTTCTCGTCAAGGCTTGGTGTTACTGGTGACagccccatcctgaagctatccaggagcccaccaagaGTTGCCTCATTAGGACAGAAAGTGTGGTTGATCACCCatgaaattccaagggatttaggagctctgtgtcagaaatgggtcaaagaccaaatattagaacaaaagatgcccCTGGTAGCTTCACTGTTTAGGAAATTACAAAGGTTTTAGGACTTCTGGCCAGGAGCTGGTTATGATATCACAGCATCACAGGCAGCAGACAGAGATCTTTGCTGTCTGAAGCCTGAGACAACAGTCCACACAACACGCCATCCTGTCCCTCCTTGTCTGCCCAGGCTGGTGAGACGCTGGGTGGTGCACAAAGAATGGAACTCGATATCATCAGTGTAGAGCTTGTCTACCCATCTGTCTCTGAAGACCCCTGGGATCTGTCCACTTCCCTGTGAAAAAAACATAATGCAGTTAgtcactcattcacttattcaacaaggGAAGAACTCTATGCACGCTGGAACTCTATGCTCTTGGACCACTTACTTCATCTCTCCGCGGCCcgtttttctcatctctaaaatggggctCATGACAGTATTTATCGCATAGGGTTGTCTTAACAATGAAGTGAGAGAATTCTTGACAGGGGTTTAGCACAGGATTTAGTACATAACAATACATGTTAGCTACTATATAGCTTGAGCCCTCGGCTGGGCACTGGCAGAAATGTGACACTGAATTATACACATGGTCTAGccgaggagagagaggaaagcagaTCATCACTGGGTAATAAAGTGTGATCAGTTCTACTAGAGACAGACAAGCAAGAGGTGAGGGTGAAAGGTTCTAGGTTCTCTAAACACCCTGGTTTCCCCTACAGATACATTTTTCTGGCGTGGGATAGGGGCTCTGCCCCAACAATCTAGGTTCTTCCTTCCCTCAAAGATACTATGAGGAAGTGACTAAGTGGCTTCAGTGTGGTGATAGTGGAAGGTGCTCCAAGAACCCCTGTGCCTAAACTAATTCCTCATTCTTCTCCCAGAAGGTTCAtggctggaggaggagaggtATTCAAAGGTAGGAGATGTGTGAGGTGTGCTGTTTGTATGATTCTTGtggtttccattttattattccttagTGTATGGTGAAACTTCCTTTGAAATGCAGGCTGATTTATCTAAGCCAAGGGACCCCAGGGGAGGTTGCTATTCACAGCTAGacagaaaattacagaaacaGTACCCCCTCTTTTTCTGGACATGTGTGGTAGAGACTGTGGGAAtcagtgtggggggaggggaggggaggcaaagTCAGGACTGTAGCCCCTCATTCCAGGTTCCCTGGAGCTTTGGCTGCTGTGTTCCTGGGCCCCTCCAGCTGGCTGTCCTCCTCCTGGCCTTTTGACTGAGGAGGTCCGGATGTCAGAGCCTTTCTCCACAGGATATAGCAAGATTACTCCACAGCCAAGGCCCAGCCCATCCTTTGCCATGCTCTGGGTGCCTCTCCCTCACTTCTGTGTGGGCAGCTCAGCCTGGAGGAGGGGCTGAGGTTCTGAGATCTGCAGTACTTGGGACAAGGAGGATGAGAGGAGCACGTGGCACTGACTGCTTTTCTGCATCTCACTCATCCCATCTGCTCCTCCCACAAGCCTGTCAGCTCGGCattagtattccattttacagaggaagaaaataaggcTCAGACACATTAAGGGACTTGCATGTGACATGTACCATCATCAAGCATCAGTGAGGCCCTGCTTAGATCACAGCAATTCTTTTCTCAAATCCACTAATGACTGCGATACTTAGAGTACAACCTGAAGTCCTCACAACAGTCTCCAAAGTTCTGCCTAGGACCTTTCCTCTCTGACCACCCCTGTCCTATccctcagctccagccacactggcctcttaCTGGCTATTTACTCCAGAACATGACAGGCACATTCCCACGTTCCCACCGTAGGGCCTTCACTCTAGCTGTTTCTTCTGCCCGGAACACTCTCTCCTCCTCACCTCTAAGTCTGTGCTTAAACCTCAGCTTCTCAATAAAGTTTACCTAGACGACCTTTTAAATTCTGCAAActgcctcccactcccacccacccccctacTTTTTTTGAAATTATGGCTCTTTATTTTCACGTGACAGTTCAAAGGAAGTCATCAGTAGCTTTTGTTTAATGTAAAAATACAcccctgacacacacaaaaaccaaaaccttGGGCTTAAAGGAAACCCATCTGTCACTAGGAACCTGGTTAAAGGATTCATATTTTTAGAAGGGAAATACAGTGCAGAATTCTCTAGAGAGTAGTTTTTAAAGTTGGTGGGGGGGGGTGGTTAAAGCTAGTTTGGGGAGCTTATTTCCCAGGCTCAGGGTGATTTGGGGGAGATATCACAGTGCTAGGTATAGGGTGATGGGACAGTGGTCACTGCCCAGGGCCATGGAATGGATCTTGCTGTCACACAATGCAGGTAACAAAGAGTGAGACGCCAAAAAGTAATCATGGCGCCAACAAACATTTTTGGATGGAGCATTCATCATCTAGGTCCAAAAGGTGTAGGCATCGGCCGTGCTGGGGTAGAGGTGCCGGAAACCTTCAGTGGCACAGCCTGCAGCAATTCCCCGAGGCCTTGACGCTCTTGTGGAGTGAAGCcagcattctttttttgtttcccgTGGGGTTTCAAAGGTCAGTTTCTTCATGAGCCACACTGAGGTCCCCACAAAACACAAGAGACTTGCAGGAAGCCAAGCCCTTCAGGAACTTGTGAAAGGCTCCATCCCAGCGCTGCCGGCACTCCAGACGCACCAGACCTCAGCCTGCATTAGGGACATAGGCTGTTACCAGCACAAATGTGTCCAATTCAGCCACAATCACTCGGCCTTCCTGGTCATGTTCCTCCTCCCCAGTGCCATAGGAGACTTTTGAGTGGGCACTGGTGGCACACCCCTGTACCCTTCCTTGTCTGAAGGAGCTGACCAGTACTGATGGCATAGTCCCGAAAGCTCTTGACGTTCAGCTGGCAGTTTATTCTCTGAACATTTGGTGTCTCGTAGGCACAGGGTATCTGAGGCTTCTTCCTTAACCAAATCTAAACCCTTCTTCTTAAGCCAGGCTCAAAGCCCATCCTCATTCCAGGAGATCTTGAGTGCGGCTGATTTGCCGCTGGGTAAGGTTTTCTTATCTGGGGGTCCTCATACAGGACTGGCCCCTCTTCTGCCACTTTTTAACTTTCCTTTGCTCCAGCTCCCACCTTGCTCTTCTTGGCCTCTGACTCAGTCTTAGGCTCTTCCCCAACTTCTGCCACCGCTCTCTTTTTCCCACGCTTTGGCATCACTGTAACGAATACCCTCCTGCGCCACGTCGCCCAACGCCCAACGAAGCAGTATTTTTACCGTTACCTGCTTGAATCCCAGCCTGGTTCCTCCTTACCCAAGCACAAAGAATGGAGTCCCCACCCCTTACTTTAATAGCACTTATTTTTCAACATACGATAAGACTTATTTATTATACTTGTTTGCTTGTCTTCACCAGAATGGAAGCTCTACAAAAGCAAAGGCATCGGTATCTTGTTCTCCGATGTTATCTCCAGCTCTTAGAACAGTCCACGCATGGCATTTagcaggttctcaataaatgtgtcCGGTGAAGGAACGAATAAACACTGAAACCTAAGATTGCGGGCTAGAAGCTTCTGAGCTGGTGGGGGCTCCTCCTGGTTGCTGAAGGTGGGAGACGGACTCAGTGCGGGGATAGCCTCACTGGGCTCACAGGAAACCACTGGAGATTCTTGAGGAACTACATTTCCCGTGAAGCTCTGGGCGCAGAAGGGCCGCGGGTGCTGCCGGGAAGGGAATACGTGCTTGAAGGCTTGTCGGGTGCCGAGAAGATGGCGGCTCCGAGAGGTGTGCTGTGCGCCGGGATGCAGGCGAGCGTGGGGGTGGGTCGCGTCCTGGGGACACTTCCCGACATGATATGCCAGGTCGAACCCACCCTTGGGGCTCCGCAGAAAGATGGATGGGCGCCGGGCAGAGGAGGGACACCAGCGAAGGGGATTGAGCCGTTATTGCAGCCCTCGAGGGGAGGGGGCCGCGCGTGGGTCACTCAGACGGCGTGCGGTGGCATAGGTTCCTCCCGCTCCCTCGCCATCACCTCAGCACAACTATCTGCCTCAGGTCGGCAGAAGATCCTCACTGCCGGATTTGCAGATGGGAACACTGAGACTTGCAGAGACGGGTCTCAACTAACAACCTGCAGACCCCTTATTTGACTTTGTCCTTCAGACAAAACCCTCAGTTCGTGTCTACTTTCCCGGGGACAATAGGGTCTGGCCTAAGGGGTGGAGGGGAAGCTGACTCTCTTTCTGTGCCCCCAGTATTCCCACTTTCCTGTGTAGTGCAGCAGTATGCCTGGGGGAAGATGGGTTCTAACAGTGAAGTGGCTCGGCTGCTGGCCAGCAGTGACCCCCTGGCCAGGATTTCAGAGGACAAGCCATATGCAGAGGTGAGACCCGGGCTGTATTTCAGCCCACTTGAGCAGCAGGTGAGACTAAGGGACTTCTCTACTCAAAAGGCCTGAGGCGAGTCCCATGGATCAGCTGAGAGTGGGGGAGGCAGTGAAGAGGGAGAAGGCCCTCTAGGCTCTTCAGAGGGGGTTGATGAAGATAGACGTGGCACCAGAAGAAGAAAGGTTTTTGTCATAATAGGCTGACATTTCTGGTACCTCCTTCCTCCAAGAACTCGCAGCGCTTACTGAATTTTAATTCAGCCATCTTTGACAATTGGAATATTTACTTTGACTaactttttacagttttaaacctaaaatactaaatatttctcCTGCCCATTTAGTGGAGAAAAAGGCAAAGCATAGGAAGCCTTTAGCCTCTACTTCTGAGActggaataaatgaatgctaACACCTCACAGAACCATTTAAGAGTCAGAGCTTTTCAGTAACCTTGACAGTGCAACTGTCATTCTCCTTATTGGACAGATGcggaaactgaaacccagagacaGGAAATAAGTAGTCCAAGCCTCCCCAGGTGGCTAGAGGCAGAGCCTGGACGAGAGCCTGGGTCTCCTGACTCCTGGTGTTCTGGGGTCTGCTGCCTCCCTTTATGTCCTTGAAGGCATAAGCCTTTATACCCAGTCCTGGGAGCCCCGTCTCGGGACTCAGCTGCCCTATGGGGAGCACAGGGTAACTGTGATTGGGGCAGGCAAACTGGTGGTGCCAGGTTCTTACCTTTCCCCCcaaatttcctgtttttccagCTGTGGATGGGGACCCACCCCCGGGGAGATGCCAAGATTCTTGACAACCGCGTCTCACAAAAAACGCTAGGCCAATGGATTGCTGAGAACCAGGACTGCTTGGGCTCCAAGGTCAAGGACACCTTTAACGGCAAGCTGCCCTTCCTCTTCAAAGTGCTCTCAGTTGAAACGGCCCTGTCCATCCAGGCACACCCTAACAAGGTACAGCATCAGTGGGACACAGAGGCCAGGGTAGAGAAGAGCTTATGTTAAGGTCCTCCCGTGACTTTTACTCCACCCCTGCCAGGCTCTGGACCAATGCTAAATTCAGGCCTGACAACTCCAAATTTAGCTCCGCAAGGCCAGGTGCTAGGACACGTGCTGGCGGGCTAAGTCTAAGTGAACAGCTGATGCCTATGCCAGAGGAGTTTCTCCAAGCTTCTTCCTGGGCTCCCTTGACCCAGCCCAGGACTATTCATATCTGCCATTTTCCCAAATGGTTCTTTGGGAGAGTTCACCCCTTCTAACGCAGGGCAGGTACCCTCGCCGTTGCCTCAGCTCCACCCCCAGGGAGTCTTTCTGCAACAAGCCCAGGAGTCACTGCATGAGCATTGTCTGTCTAAACTCATTTCTAAATGGGCAAAGTAAGACCTAGAGAAGTGAGGgatttacccaaagtcacagcTTGTTAGCGTCAGAGCTTGGCTTGGTGTTTGGGTGTCCTGATTTGCAGTCCAGGCCTCGTAAAGTCTGCCCCTGCTGTCCCCCAGATTTGGCCCATGTCCCTGCCCTGGGTTGGCTGAACCCAGAGTTTCAGCATTATGCCTTGACTGGGCTTATTGCCAGAGGTAGGAAGCTACTGCTATCTGGCGACTGGGGAGCATAGAGAGCAAGGGCTGGGTGGGACTGGTGTCCTGCTAGGTGACGGCACCTTGACCGTCCTCTTCCCCTGACCATCCCACAGGAGCTGGCAGAAAAGCTGCACCTCCAGGCTCCACAGCACTACTCCGATGCCAACCATAAGCCAGAGATGGCTATTGCCCTCACCTCCTTCCAGGGCTTATGTGGCTTCCGGCCCATTGAGGAGATTGTGACCTTTCTGACAAGTAAGGCTGGGCAAAATGCTGAGAGCGTGCATATTGGGCCTAGGATGCATGGACAACCCATGGCAGAGCTGGACAGTGGCCAAGACCAGAGACTGAATGTCACAGGAACAGAGGGGCTGGTTGGCCTCATGAATTCTTGAAGTCATTCTTGAAGGCCCATGAGACCAGGCTCAGGTGTGGTTGCAAAGTTTGCTTAGCATTGCTTGGCTCCTTGGTtagggatgggatgggatgaggAGGCCTCCTCAAACTTCCCACTTCTACGGGTTCTATCTTGCCTTTCCTGATGTGGGCCCTGGCCTGGCTTGCCTTCCTGCAGAAGTGCCCGAGTTCCATTTCCTAATTGGAGATAATGCAGCAACACAGCTAAAGCAGAGCCTGAACCGTGACTCCCAGGCCGTGGCCTCTGCTCTGCAGAGCTGTTTCTCCCACCTGATGAAGAGTGAGAAGAAGGTGGTGGTGGAGCAGCTCAACCTGTTGGTAAAGCGGATCTCCCAGCAAGGTGGGTATCGTGGCCTGGGTGCAAAGCCCCGCCCGGGTCCCCGGCGCAGACACTAGGCTGTGGGACAGGGTTCTCAACCCCTTTGCGCAAGTGGAACTAAAGTGGGTCCGACTTAGATGGCCTGCTGGTGACTTAGCATTGCTTCCTCAGTCTGTGGAGTAGGGCCCTAGGTTGGATGCTGCTTCCTAACTGGCCACCCTCTCCATGTGGCTGGAGACAGACTAGACTGGAAGACTGTTAGGATGCCTTTCACCCAGGCGTTCTGAGGTTTCTCCAGCCCTACAGCTGCTCCCCGTGGCTGGATTTGTACTTTGGGCTAGAGAGCAGGAAGAGGAAAGCCGATCCACCCTCTCCTCCAAAGGCCTGATGCCCAGAGCTCTCAATCAGTAGAGTTTTCCTGAaacacctgctctgtgcccaacCTTGTGCTAACTAAGGAGAGTCCAGGAAATGACTGGTGGGTGTGGTCATGTCACCTTTGGGTTGGAGAGACAATACAGTGAAAAACAAGGCAGAAGGGACTCAGCCATGAGCTTATGTGGCACATGTGATGAGACCCCAGCCCCTCATATAGGTGACCCCAGAGTTCTCCTGGTACTGTCTCTGCACATTTCCCCTGCTACCTTTGAGCCACAAggaactgttttctgttttctttgttgtttggtGTTTCCTCTGCTTGCATGCCTGTCCCTTTAGGATTCCTGCACTCACAGCAGAAGTGATTCCTCCCGCTTGCAGCTCCTGTAGCTCATGTCAGGTATAGCCCTTAGCACCTGTGAGTCTGTCACCACATGGAACTCAGGCCAGGGACCCATCTCTGTGAGCTTTGTGTGGCCCAGTGCTTCGCAGAGTAAGC
The nucleotide sequence above comes from Rhinolophus ferrumequinum isolate MPI-CBG mRhiFer1 chromosome 6, mRhiFer1_v1.p, whole genome shotgun sequence. Encoded proteins:
- the MPI gene encoding mannose-6-phosphate isomerase isoform X1; its protein translation is MAAPRVFPLSCVVQQYAWGKMGSNSEVARLLASSDPLARISEDKPYAELWMGTHPRGDAKILDNRVSQKTLGQWIAENQDCLGSKVKDTFNGKLPFLFKVLSVETALSIQAHPNKELAEKLHLQAPQHYSDANHKPEMAIALTSFQGLCGFRPIEEIVTFLTKVPEFHFLIGDNAATQLKQSLNRDSQAVASALQSCFSHLMKSEKKVVVEQLNLLVKRISQQVAAGNNVEDVCGGLLLQLHRQYPGDIGCFAIYFLNLLTLKPGEAMFLEANVPHAYLSGDCVECMACSDNTVRAGLTPKFIDVPTLCEMLSYTPSPSKDRLFPPTRSQEDPYLSIYDPPVPDFTVMKMEVPGSVPEYEVVALDSASILLMVQGTVTASSPTAQGAIPLQRGGVLFMGANESVSLKLTVPEDLLVFRACCLL
- the MPI gene encoding mannose-6-phosphate isomerase isoform X2, with the translated sequence MAAPRVQQYAWGKMGSNSEVARLLASSDPLARISEDKPYAELWMGTHPRGDAKILDNRVSQKTLGQWIAENQDCLGSKVKDTFNGKLPFLFKVLSVETALSIQAHPNKELAEKLHLQAPQHYSDANHKPEMAIALTSFQGLCGFRPIEEIVTFLTKVPEFHFLIGDNAATQLKQSLNRDSQAVASALQSCFSHLMKSEKKVVVEQLNLLVKRISQQVAAGNNVEDVCGGLLLQLHRQYPGDIGCFAIYFLNLLTLKPGEAMFLEANVPHAYLSGDCVECMACSDNTVRAGLTPKFIDVPTLCEMLSYTPSPSKDRLFPPTRSQEDPYLSIYDPPVPDFTVMKMEVPGSVPEYEVVALDSASILLMVQGTVTASSPTAQGAIPLQRGGVLFMGANESVSLKLTVPEDLLVFRACCLL
- the MPI gene encoding mannose-6-phosphate isomerase isoform X3 codes for the protein MGSNSEVARLLASSDPLARISEDKPYAELWMGTHPRGDAKILDNRVSQKTLGQWIAENQDCLGSKVKDTFNGKLPFLFKVLSVETALSIQAHPNKELAEKLHLQAPQHYSDANHKPEMAIALTSFQGLCGFRPIEEIVTFLTKVPEFHFLIGDNAATQLKQSLNRDSQAVASALQSCFSHLMKSEKKVVVEQLNLLVKRISQQVAAGNNVEDVCGGLLLQLHRQYPGDIGCFAIYFLNLLTLKPGEAMFLEANVPHAYLSGDCVECMACSDNTVRAGLTPKFIDVPTLCEMLSYTPSPSKDRLFPPTRSQEDPYLSIYDPPVPDFTVMKMEVPGSVPEYEVVALDSASILLMVQGTVTASSPTAQGAIPLQRGGVLFMGANESVSLKLTVPEDLLVFRACCLL